A single Thermaerobacter sp. FW80 DNA region contains:
- the murJ gene encoding murein biosynthesis integral membrane protein MurJ — protein sequence MSERAPSRRRPVGGRRERPGAVAQGVAAATLIIAVLTAASRVLGFLRETVYASVFGASPELDAFLVAQGVPNLVLGMVSTAIATAATPVLAGYVAAGRRGEAARSFSALANAVLVVVVPALALLGVLAEPVVRWMAPGFGPEQVRLAAGLTRLLLVASLFVTVMNLLTGLLHAHRRFTGPAATGIPFNLAMIAAAAFFGTTYGPWALAAGFTVGSLLRVLIQLPEARWVGFRHRWLLDWDDPGLRTIAGLLPPLFLGAAVSEVNVFVDRMVGSTLGEGIISALNYAFRVVTLPHGLVAMALVQAVYPSLGAVAEAGDGAAFRRLLQRGMGALAVGLAPMTVALVVLRDPIVAFVYGRGRFDAQDATLTALALAAYGLGLVPMALRDLANRALYAARDGRTPARVALVAMGVNVAGDLVLGPWLGITGLALATTLSFTTGLVLLVAHLDRRYGAVDVGGLLASTGRVAMAAAASGVAMHGAYRALLAHWQIHPSALADGAAGAAVELALVAGPGAVGCVAYLLALVVLRSPEVTDLVEAGRRLLDRARQAAATARPGMRRTGSP from the coding sequence GTGTCGGAACGGGCTCCAAGCCGGCGCCGGCCGGTGGGCGGCCGGCGGGAACGTCCCGGCGCGGTGGCGCAGGGCGTCGCCGCCGCCACCCTGATCATCGCCGTGCTCACGGCCGCCAGCCGCGTCCTCGGCTTCCTCCGCGAGACCGTGTACGCCTCGGTCTTCGGCGCAAGCCCCGAGCTGGATGCGTTCCTGGTGGCCCAGGGCGTGCCCAACCTGGTCCTGGGCATGGTCTCGACGGCCATCGCCACCGCCGCGACGCCCGTGCTGGCGGGCTACGTGGCCGCAGGCCGCCGGGGCGAAGCCGCCCGCAGCTTCAGCGCGCTGGCCAACGCGGTGCTCGTGGTGGTGGTGCCGGCCCTGGCCCTCCTCGGCGTCCTGGCCGAGCCCGTGGTGCGGTGGATGGCGCCGGGTTTCGGCCCGGAGCAGGTGCGGCTCGCCGCGGGGCTGACCCGCCTCCTGCTGGTGGCGTCGCTCTTCGTCACGGTGATGAACCTCCTGACGGGCCTGCTGCACGCCCACCGGCGCTTCACCGGCCCCGCCGCCACGGGCATCCCGTTCAACCTGGCGATGATCGCGGCGGCCGCGTTCTTCGGGACGACCTACGGCCCCTGGGCGCTGGCCGCGGGGTTCACCGTGGGATCCCTGCTGCGGGTCCTGATCCAGCTGCCCGAGGCCCGCTGGGTGGGGTTCCGCCACCGCTGGCTCCTGGATTGGGACGATCCCGGCCTCCGCACCATCGCCGGCCTGCTGCCCCCCCTCTTCCTCGGCGCCGCCGTCAGCGAGGTCAACGTCTTCGTCGACCGGATGGTGGGGTCCACGCTGGGCGAGGGGATCATCTCCGCCCTGAACTACGCCTTTCGCGTGGTCACCCTGCCCCACGGCCTGGTGGCCATGGCGCTGGTGCAGGCGGTGTACCCCTCCCTGGGGGCGGTGGCGGAGGCGGGCGATGGGGCGGCGTTCCGGCGGTTGCTGCAGCGCGGGATGGGGGCGTTGGCCGTGGGGCTGGCACCCATGACCGTGGCCCTGGTCGTGCTGCGGGATCCCATCGTGGCCTTCGTCTATGGGCGGGGCCGCTTCGATGCGCAGGACGCCACGCTGACCGCCCTCGCGCTGGCCGCCTATGGGCTGGGGCTCGTGCCCATGGCCCTGCGCGACCTGGCCAATCGGGCGCTGTATGCCGCCCGGGACGGCCGCACGCCGGCCCGGGTGGCCCTCGTGGCCATGGGGGTCAACGTCGCAGGGGACCTGGTGCTCGGCCCGTGGCTCGGCATCACGGGCCTCGCCCTCGCCACCACGCTCTCCTTCACCACCGGCCTGGTGCTCCTGGTGGCCCACCTGGACCGGCGCTACGGAGCCGTCGACGTGGGTGGGCTCCTGGCGTCGACGGGACGGGTGGCGATGGCCGCCGCGGCGTCCGGCGTGGCGATGCACGGCGCGTACCGGGCGCTGCTGGCCCACTGGCAGATCCACCCGTCGGCGCTGGCGGACGGGGCGGCGGGCGCCGCGGTGGAGCTGGCGCTGGTGGCCGGGCCCGGTGCCGTCGGCTGCGTCGCCTACCTGCTGGCTCTGGTGGTGCTGCGGTCCCCGGAGGTGACCGACCTGGTGGAGGCAGGGCGGCGCCTGCTGGACCGGGCGCGTCAGGCTGCGGCGACGGCCCGGCCGGGGATGCGGCGCACGGGCAGCCCGTAG
- the galU gene encoding UTP--glucose-1-phosphate uridylyltransferase GalU encodes MRRTVRKAVIPAAGLGTRFLPATKAQPKEMLPVVDKPIIQYVVEEAVAAGIDDILIVTGRGKRAIEDHFDRAIELEWHLERGNKDEMLEWVRYIADLADIHFVRQKEPLGLGHAVLQARRHVGDEPFAVLLGDEIFVGDEPALAELIDRFHETGSSVVAVREVPREQVRRYGVVDGEPVGDRLFRVRDMVEKPEPDEAPSNLAIVGRYIIEPEVFDLLERVGRGKNDEIQLTDALRLLARRRAVYACPVRARRYDVGEKLGFLQATVEFALMRPELAPAFRDYLIRLVGDLQAGRWPAAVDQAAARQAGPAPLKREG; translated from the coding sequence TTGCGACGCACCGTCCGGAAGGCCGTGATCCCGGCCGCGGGCCTCGGCACGCGCTTCCTGCCGGCGACCAAGGCGCAGCCCAAGGAGATGCTGCCCGTGGTCGACAAGCCGATCATCCAGTACGTCGTCGAAGAGGCCGTCGCCGCGGGCATCGACGACATCCTGATCGTCACCGGGCGCGGCAAGCGCGCCATCGAAGACCACTTCGACCGCGCCATCGAACTGGAGTGGCACCTCGAACGGGGCAACAAGGACGAGATGCTGGAGTGGGTGCGGTACATCGCCGACCTGGCCGACATCCACTTCGTCCGCCAGAAGGAACCCCTTGGCCTCGGGCACGCGGTCCTGCAGGCCCGGCGCCACGTGGGCGACGAGCCCTTCGCCGTCCTCCTGGGTGACGAGATCTTCGTGGGGGACGAACCGGCCCTGGCCGAGCTCATCGACCGGTTCCACGAGACGGGTTCCAGCGTGGTGGCGGTCCGCGAGGTGCCGCGGGAGCAGGTGCGGCGCTACGGCGTGGTGGACGGCGAGCCCGTGGGCGACCGGCTCTTCCGCGTGCGGGACATGGTGGAGAAGCCGGAACCCGACGAGGCGCCGTCCAACCTGGCCATCGTCGGCCGGTACATCATCGAGCCGGAGGTCTTCGACCTGCTGGAGCGGGTGGGGCGTGGCAAGAACGATGAGATCCAGCTGACCGACGCGCTGCGCCTCCTCGCCCGCCGGCGAGCCGTCTACGCCTGCCCGGTGCGGGCCCGGCGGTACGACGTGGGGGAGAAGCTGGGCTTTCTGCAGGCGACGGTGGAGTTCGCCTTGATGCGGCCGGAGCTGGCGCCGGCGTTCCGCGACTACCTGATCCGGCTGGTCGGCGACCTCCAGGCTGGGCGGTGGCCGGCCGCGGTGGACCAGGCAGCGGCCCGGCAGGCGGGCCCGGCGCCTCTCAAGCGGGAGGGATAG
- a CDS encoding LD-carboxypeptidase, with protein sequence MLLKPPRLRMGDTVGVVSLSAPVVAECPRRYRRGLQELERRGFRVRPGAHVAARHGHTAGTPEQRLADLHVLWRDPEVRAILNTIGGYNSHHLLEDVDYEYIARHPKLFVGYSDITAIHVALHARTGLVTVLGPALLPQFGEYGGVHAYTWEHFQRVTMRAEAPGELRQSPEWTAEHLRWDVEDDRPRRFIPNPGPRTLRPGRAEGPILAGNAGTLLLLAGTPWWPRVDGVILCLEAAEREGSR encoded by the coding sequence TTGCTTCTCAAGCCCCCGCGGCTTCGCATGGGCGATACCGTGGGCGTCGTGTCCCTGTCGGCGCCGGTGGTGGCCGAGTGTCCCCGTCGCTACCGGCGGGGGCTGCAGGAGCTCGAGCGGCGCGGGTTCCGCGTCCGTCCCGGTGCCCACGTCGCGGCCCGGCACGGCCACACGGCGGGCACGCCCGAGCAGCGGCTGGCCGACCTCCACGTCCTCTGGCGCGATCCGGAGGTCCGGGCCATCCTCAACACCATCGGCGGATACAACTCGCACCACCTGCTGGAAGACGTGGACTACGAGTACATCGCCCGCCACCCGAAGCTCTTCGTCGGCTACAGCGACATCACGGCGATCCACGTGGCCCTTCATGCCCGAACGGGGCTGGTGACCGTTCTCGGCCCGGCGCTGCTGCCCCAGTTCGGCGAGTATGGCGGGGTGCACGCCTACACCTGGGAGCACTTCCAGCGCGTCACCATGCGGGCCGAGGCGCCGGGGGAACTCCGCCAGTCTCCCGAGTGGACGGCCGAGCACCTGCGTTGGGACGTGGAAGACGATCGCCCTCGCCGCTTCATCCCCAATCCAGGACCCCGAACCTTGCGCCCGGGCCGTGCCGAGGGTCCGATCCTGGCCGGCAACGCGGGCACCCTGCTACTCCTCGCGGGGACGCCGTGGTGGCCGCGGGTCGACGGCGTCATCCTCTGCCTGGAGGCGGCTGAGAGGGAGGGGAGCCGGTGA
- a CDS encoding mannose-1-phosphate guanylyltransferase, which produces MPSLPRVAVILAGGEGRRLWPASTPQRPKQFLRLFGGRTLLEATWERARAVPDLEDVWVVTGAPYAELTRSALPDLPAEHLVIEPSAKNTAPALALVTGYLSRRYGDAAVLVLPADHYIPDVAAFAAAADRALAVAASQDALVTFGIEPTRPETQYGYIELDEPAPPAPPAPPAPSPATPASPAVAAPASRQDGRVAGGGAGDPAADHGAASRMGSGDGAAAAGPVSAGGGADRACRVRRFVEKPGPEQAAAFLASGRYLWNSGMFAWRNAVFRAELEAVAPELARLARRVAAGEAQAAWEPDWHALPAISVDYAVLERARSIYCIRAGFAWDDLGSWLAVDRHGPRDAHGNVVLGGAPAVVQRSSGVTVLAEDVPAVVMGVRDLILAATRDGVLVAGKDSLAGLRQALDALAARLRDAERPCGPPPAPVVRRMPVTDP; this is translated from the coding sequence ATGCCCAGCTTACCTCGCGTCGCCGTGATCCTCGCGGGCGGCGAGGGGCGCCGACTGTGGCCGGCCAGCACGCCCCAGCGGCCCAAGCAGTTCCTGCGGCTCTTCGGGGGCCGGACGCTGCTGGAGGCCACCTGGGAGCGGGCCCGGGCGGTGCCCGACCTCGAGGACGTCTGGGTGGTCACGGGGGCTCCCTATGCCGAGCTGACGCGCTCCGCCTTGCCCGACCTGCCTGCGGAGCACCTGGTCATCGAGCCGTCGGCGAAGAACACCGCCCCCGCCCTGGCACTGGTGACCGGCTACCTCAGCCGGCGCTACGGGGACGCGGCGGTGCTGGTCCTGCCCGCAGACCACTACATCCCCGACGTAGCGGCCTTCGCCGCGGCGGCGGACCGCGCCCTGGCGGTGGCCGCATCCCAAGACGCTCTCGTGACCTTCGGCATCGAGCCCACCCGGCCGGAGACCCAGTACGGCTACATCGAATTGGACGAACCGGCCCCTCCAGCCCCTCCAGCCCCTCCGGCCCCCTCGCCGGCGACCCCGGCATCGCCCGCGGTCGCGGCACCGGCGTCACGGCAAGACGGCCGGGTGGCAGGCGGTGGCGCCGGAGACCCTGCTGCGGACCATGGGGCGGCGTCCCGCATGGGCTCAGGGGATGGGGCCGCCGCTGCCGGGCCGGTGTCCGCCGGGGGAGGCGCCGACCGGGCCTGTCGGGTGCGCCGGTTCGTCGAGAAGCCGGGGCCCGAGCAGGCCGCCGCCTTCCTGGCGTCGGGCCGCTACCTCTGGAACAGCGGGATGTTCGCGTGGCGGAACGCGGTCTTCCGCGCCGAACTGGAGGCGGTGGCGCCGGAGCTGGCGCGGCTGGCACGGCGGGTGGCCGCGGGCGAGGCCCAGGCGGCATGGGAACCCGATTGGCACGCCCTGCCGGCCATCTCCGTGGACTACGCCGTGCTCGAGAGGGCCCGCTCCATCTACTGCATCCGCGCGGGCTTCGCCTGGGACGACCTGGGATCCTGGTTGGCCGTCGACCGCCACGGCCCCCGCGATGCCCACGGGAACGTGGTCCTCGGCGGGGCGCCGGCGGTGGTGCAGCGTTCGTCCGGCGTGACGGTCCTGGCCGAGGACGTGCCGGCGGTGGTGATGGGCGTGCGCGACCTGATCCTGGCGGCGACCCGCGACGGCGTCCTGGTGGCGGGGAAGGACAGCCTCGCGGGACTGCGCCAGGCGCTGGACGCCCTCGCCGCACGGCTTCGGGACGCCGAACGGCCCTGCGGCCCGCCACCGGCGCCCGTCGTCCGGCGGATGCCGGTCACGGACCCCTGA
- a CDS encoding flagellar motor protein, producing the protein MDLGSVAGFVLAVAAVLIANVMEGGHLSQLLNPSASLLVFGGTLGATLASAGLQNVRLVPAAIAYALRSPRLEPRSLIEKMVTLAQQARREGLLSLEEERKNLDDPFFAKGLQFVIDGADPEMVEEVMENAIQAEQRHHLVAAGVLETAGGYAPTMGIIGTVLGLIHVLGNLEDTSKLGPAIAVAFMATFYGIASANLLWLPLANKIKANVQAETEVRRMVVEGILSIQRGDNPMIVREKLEAFLATGSGGQGTGPAGAGAGLGGAAAGGTAGARAETGTRIAGVGD; encoded by the coding sequence GTGGATCTCGGAAGCGTCGCCGGATTCGTCCTCGCCGTGGCGGCCGTCTTGATCGCCAACGTGATGGAAGGCGGTCACCTGAGCCAGCTGCTGAACCCCTCGGCGAGCCTGCTGGTCTTCGGGGGCACCCTGGGCGCGACCTTGGCCAGCGCCGGCCTGCAGAACGTGCGCCTCGTGCCGGCCGCCATCGCCTATGCCCTGCGGTCCCCGCGCCTCGAACCGCGGTCGCTGATCGAGAAGATGGTCACCCTGGCCCAGCAAGCCCGCCGGGAGGGGCTCCTCTCCCTGGAGGAAGAGCGCAAGAACCTGGACGACCCCTTCTTCGCCAAGGGACTGCAGTTCGTGATCGACGGCGCCGATCCCGAGATGGTGGAGGAGGTGATGGAGAACGCCATCCAGGCGGAGCAGCGGCACCACCTGGTGGCGGCGGGGGTGCTGGAGACGGCGGGTGGCTACGCCCCGACCATGGGGATCATCGGCACCGTGCTGGGCCTGATCCACGTCCTCGGCAACCTGGAGGACACCTCCAAGCTCGGCCCCGCCATCGCCGTCGCCTTCATGGCCACGTTCTACGGCATCGCCAGCGCCAACCTCCTCTGGTTGCCCCTGGCCAACAAGATCAAGGCCAACGTCCAGGCGGAGACGGAGGTGCGGCGCATGGTGGTCGAGGGCATCCTCTCCATCCAGCGGGGCGACAACCCCATGATCGTCCGCGAGAAGCTGGAGGCGTTCCTGGCCACGGGGTCGGGCGGCCAGGGGACCGGTCCCGCGGGGGCCGGCGCAGGGTTGGGTGGCGCGGCAGCCGGCGGCACGGCCGGCGCCCGCGCGGAGACGGGGACCCGGATCGCCGGGGTGGGTGACTGA
- a CDS encoding HEPN domain-containing protein, translated as MNRARDWLAQARLNLRHANHSRDAGDHAWACFAAHQAAEAALKALHLARGQVAWGHSIRLLLDALPDDVKPDDAFIERVAILDRLYIPTRSPDAHPAGPAGQHYTAKDAEEAIRLASEVVDYCASQGLEDRPPTATWTCSSS; from the coding sequence GTGAACAGAGCCCGCGATTGGCTGGCCCAGGCGCGACTCAACCTGCGGCATGCCAACCATAGCCGCGATGCAGGGGACCACGCCTGGGCTTGCTTTGCAGCCCACCAAGCGGCGGAGGCAGCCCTCAAGGCCCTGCACTTGGCCAGAGGGCAGGTGGCCTGGGGACACTCCATCCGCCTGCTCCTCGACGCGTTGCCGGATGACGTCAAGCCGGACGATGCCTTCATCGAACGCGTGGCCATCCTCGACCGGCTCTACATTCCCACGAGGTCCCCAGACGCCCACCCCGCAGGACCGGCAGGCCAGCATTACACTGCGAAAGATGCCGAAGAGGCGATCCGGCTGGCCAGCGAGGTGGTGGACTACTGTGCGAGTCAGGGTCTGGAAGATCGACCGCCCACAGCGACGTGGACCTGCTCATCGTCTTGA